Within Acidimicrobiales bacterium, the genomic segment GCCGCCACCTCGTCGACCGTGCCGACCCGGCCCGCTGGGGTGGCCTGGCCCATGACCGCCGCAGCGTCGAGGCCTTCGGGAAGGCCCTGGCGCAACATGGGGGTGTCGATCGGACCGGGGTGGATGGAGTTGACCCGCACGCCCTTGCGCGCCAGCTCGATGGCCGCCACCCGGGTCAGGCCCCGGAGACCGAACTTGGAGGAGACGTAGCCCGCTACCCCCCACCCCCCCACGAAGCCGTTCACCGACGACACGTTGACGATCGAGCCGCCACCGGACTCGACGATGGCCGGGGCCACGACATGGATTCCGGTGTAGGCGCCGATCTGGTTCACTTCGACCACCCGGCGGTAGTCGTCCACCGGGGTGCGCACGATGGACTGGGGCGGAGTGATGATCCCGGCGTTGTTCACCAGGGCGTTCACGCCGCCGAAGGCCTCCCGGGCGGTTTCGAGGGCCGCCCGCCAGTCCTGCTCGGAGCTGACGTTCAGATGAGCGTAGACGGCCGCGTCACCCAGCTCCTTGGCCAGGCTGGCTCCCGCCCGGTCCTCGACGTCCCCGATGAGCACCCGTCCGCCCCGGGCCACGACCAGGCGAGCCTCGGCCGCGCCCTGGCCCCCGGCGGCCCCGGAGACGATGGCCCGGATATTTCGGAGGGGTTCCGCCGTGCCGGCGGCGGGGCTCACGACGCCCCTGCCACCGACGGGATGAGCTCCTCACCCACCCGGCGGATGCTGTTCATCACCTGGTCGTGGGGGAGGTGGCCGAACTGCATCAGGCACATGAGCCGGCCGAATCCCGCGGCCTCGTACTTTTTGATCTTGCGCCTGCAGGTCTCCACGTCCCCGATGATCACCGAGTCCTGGTCCTCGAGCGCCTCCCATGCCTCGACCGGATCGATCTCGTGACCGAGCACCTGGCGGTTCATCAGCCGGATGATCGGGTTGGGGTCGTCGGGGTCGAGGTCGACCATCACCTGGTCGGTGGCCTGGGCGGCGCGCAGGCTGCCCTCTGCCCCCGAGTTGACGTTGCCGCGGATCATGTTGGTCCACACGGTGCGCGGCACGGCGAACACCCGAGGGGCGGCGTTGACGTACCACATGGCCGCCTCGGCGGCCCGGCTCCGTATGGCGTCATCGACCGTCTCGGTGCAGAAGACGAAGGTGAACACGCCCCGCTGGTCGTTGACGAACTTCCCCACCGGGTTAGTGCACTCGGCCAGACCGGCCTCGTACTCGACGAGCATCTGCTCCAGGGTCGAGACGGGGGAGAGGAGCGTCGTGCACAGGATGCCGAGGCCCAGCGAGCCGGCCATGCGGAAGCTCGGTGGGCTCGACACGGTCTGCCACAGGCCGGGGTGGGGATGCTGCACGGGCTTGGGCACCAAGGTTCGGAGAGGGATGTCGAGACGGTCCGACTTCCACGTGAACTCCGGCTCGGTCCACGCCGTCACGCACAGGCGTGCCACCTCTTCCAGCTCGGCGAGAGTGGCCTCGGGATCGATGCCGAAGGTGGCCCACTCGGCTCCGCCGGAGCGGGCCAGGCCCAGCTCGAGGCGCCCGTCGGACAGGTGGTCCAGCACCGCCGCCCGTTCGGCCACCCGCAGCGGGTGGTTGATCCGGAACGGGGACAACACGCCGGCGTGGCCGACGCGGATCCGCTCGGTGCGCATGGCGATAGCCGTGTTCATGATCTCAGGGGCGCCGGAGTACGAGAACTCCGGTGAGCAGTGGTGCTCTACCGACCACCAGCACCCGTAGCCCAGGCGGTCGGCCAGCATGGCCTGGTCCAGAGCGTTCAGGAACACCTGGTGTTCGTGGTCCGGACCCCATGGCTGGGCCATCTGCAGCTCGCTGAACAGGTCGAAGATCATGGCGTGCCCCTCAGATGACGGCTATCGGGTTGACAGGTGAACCGGTGCCCCCGCTGATCCGCAGCGGTGCGACCGTGATCAGGAACTCCCAGCGCCCCTCGTCGGCACAGGCGTCCGCGAGCCGGCCGAGGTGAAGATTGTCGAGTAGGTGCACGCCCATCCCTACAAGCAGGCACATGTGCACGGGCATCGGCCAGGTGTGGGAGTTGGCGGGCAGCGGGTCGGAGACCCCGTCGCTGCCGAGGACGGAAGGGTCCCTCTCGTGCAGCCACGGGATGCACTCGGGGTCGAGACCGGCCAGTCCCACCGCGACCGGGTCCCAGGAACCCTCCGCCTCCCGGCGGGCGTCGCGGCCCGTCGACACCAGCAGGACGTCCCCCTGCTCGACGGTGACGCCCTGGTGGGCACAGCACCGGTCGAGCTCGTCGGGGCGCACTGCTTCCCCCGGCTCGAGGAACGCCTGGCCGCGCAGACGGGGGATGTCGAGCAGCACCCCCCGGCCGGTTATGCCGTCGAAGCCCGACCGCATGGAGTTCCGGCGGGCGCCCACGCTGGTCACGTCGGATGCGGGATGGCCGTTCCACATCTCTCCGCCGACGAAGACGTGGCAGAGGGCGTCTATGTGGGACTGCGCCATGCCGTGGCAGGCCACGGCCACGAAGTCCGCCGAGCCACCCATGCCCATCCCCTGTCCGAAGCCGCCGACATCCGCCGCCACCGTCATGTGGTGGAGGGCGGGCGTGGGGTTGTCGGGGGAGGACTGCACGGCCAGGTCCCTCCCGAGGGACAGGGCTCGTCCCGCACGGGCCAGGCCCGCGGCCCGGCCGACCCGGTCCGGCGTCAGGAGGTTGAGGGCGCCCCGCTCGTCATCGGGTCCCCAGCGTCCCCAGTTGCGGCACCAGGAGAAGATCGCCGCGGCGCGCGCCTCGGTGACCCGGTCGCTCGTGGTCTGTTCGGTCATGGCCTGTTCTGGCCCGCCGGGGGCGGCCGCTTCGGGAGCCCCTCGATGCGGCTCCCGAGCAGCCCCGGCTCGTACTCGATGAACTCGATGAGGTACCCGTCGGGGTCCCGGCAGCAGCAGACGTTCACCACTCCGATGG encodes:
- a CDS encoding cyclase family protein; this encodes MTEQTTSDRVTEARAAAIFSWCRNWGRWGPDDERGALNLLTPDRVGRAAGLARAGRALSLGRDLAVQSSPDNPTPALHHMTVAADVGGFGQGMGMGGSADFVAVACHGMAQSHIDALCHVFVGGEMWNGHPASDVTSVGARRNSMRSGFDGITGRGVLLDIPRLRGQAFLEPGEAVRPDELDRCCAHQGVTVEQGDVLLVSTGRDARREAEGSWDPVAVGLAGLDPECIPWLHERDPSVLGSDGVSDPLPANSHTWPMPVHMCLLVGMGVHLLDNLHLGRLADACADEGRWEFLITVAPLRISGGTGSPVNPIAVI
- a CDS encoding LLM class flavin-dependent oxidoreductase, giving the protein MIFDLFSELQMAQPWGPDHEHQVFLNALDQAMLADRLGYGCWWSVEHHCSPEFSYSGAPEIMNTAIAMRTERIRVGHAGVLSPFRINHPLRVAERAAVLDHLSDGRLELGLARSGGAEWATFGIDPEATLAELEEVARLCVTAWTEPEFTWKSDRLDIPLRTLVPKPVQHPHPGLWQTVSSPPSFRMAGSLGLGILCTTLLSPVSTLEQMLVEYEAGLAECTNPVGKFVNDQRGVFTFVFCTETVDDAIRSRAAEAAMWYVNAAPRVFAVPRTVWTNMIRGNVNSGAEGSLRAAQATDQVMVDLDPDDPNPIIRLMNRQVLGHEIDPVEAWEALEDQDSVIIGDVETCRRKIKKYEAAGFGRLMCLMQFGHLPHDQVMNSIRRVGEELIPSVAGAS
- a CDS encoding SDR family oxidoreductase — its product is MSPAAGTAEPLRNIRAIVSGAAGGQGAAEARLVVARGGRVLIGDVEDRAGASLAKELGDAAVYAHLNVSSEQDWRAALETAREAFGGVNALVNNAGIITPPQSIVRTPVDDYRRVVEVNQIGAYTGIHVVAPAIVESGGGSIVNVSSVNGFVGGWGVAGYVSSKFGLRGLTRVAAIELARKGVRVNSIHPGPIDTPMLRQGLPEGLDAAAVMGQATPAGRVGTVDEVAALVGFLLSDESSYCYGAEFVIDGGLLAGPMGSPAPKGER